The following nucleotide sequence is from Candidatus Methylacidiphilales bacterium.
TTCATTCAACTGCCTTTATCTATTCGTAGGGTGTGATTATTAATTTATACAACCTGATTCGATTGATTCAATTCATTTGGTCTAGACAAACTTTTGCATATTCTTTCTATTAACTTATGAGGTGATCCAGAGCTTGTCATAATAAGATCATGGCGTGATCTTGTGATACCAACATAAAGCAATCTCATTTTTTCGCATATCAAATATCTCTCTAAATCGTATTTTGTTTTCGCGGGTTGATCGTTAACGATATAATAAGCCAGGTCATCGATAGCGTCGTATCTAAATTCTGAAGACGATCTGTTTTCGCTTAGTCTATATGGATAATGAGTTTCATCGACTGCAACGAGATAAACCCTGTCCCATTCTAAACCTTTAGACTTATGCACAGTTGATATTGTAATATAACCAGGAGAAGGATTAGGTTGATCAGTGAATGCTTCATAAATGCTGTTCTTGTTTAAATATTCAAGTAGCATCAGGGTATTTTTAAACTCACCAGTATATATATGATATTGAGACTGTATAATTTTTTTAATATGTAAGACAACCGAATATTCAGCTGGAGACGCCCCGATTATTGTAGCAATTTGGCCGATAATTGCATCTGGAGTTTGACCATATGATTTCAAAACGTCCCGCATTAAATTTGAAAACTCTTCAACTATCTGCAGGCTTTTATTATCTAAATTATACATATGGCCTTCTGATTTACCTCCCAAAAAATCTTTCAGATTATATCCAGACAAGTATTTCGTTATATTTCTTTCATAATCTGAGTTAATCCCTCTATTTTTATACTTAATATAGGCTTGTATTGCTTCAATAAATACTTTTTTGTTGCTAAGATTATCCAGTAGCTTGAAAACTGAATGTATAAAATTGATGAATATATCCTCAGATTTGCCCCACTTTATATTGACAGACAAATGATCAGATAAATCTGTCCCAGTTGTCTTATGAGAGAAGAATTTAAGCAATTCAGCTCCAATTTGGTTGTTTGGAACAAGAATAGCACAAGAAGAATGGGGATGATGTGCCATATAATTAGCAACATCTTGAAAGACAAAGAAATATTCTTCTTTTTTATTCTTAAAGCAATGGTATATTGGGAGACTACCAGATAAGTTACTTTTAGGTTGCATATCTCCTTGTATGACGAACGCCTTTTCTTTAATATAACTATCTGTATGTTTTGCGCTAATCACATTTACTAAAGCATTGGCTAATCGAATAATTCCATGGAAAGATCTTTTATTGTCGAAAATAAAATAGCGTTTTATCTCTCGGTTATTTTTTTCGTGATTACTTGCAATTTGAAAGGCAGCGTCTAATCTCTTCGCATAAACAGGAGAAAATGTAGTCATGATACTTTGATTAGGATCACCTACCCTTATCCAATTGCCATGTTTTTGAGATAAAACAGATAGCATATGAATTTGACTGATGGTGCTATCTTGAGATTCGTCCTCTAAAATATAAGACCAATAATTACAAAAATGATCTCTTATATCATCATATTTATTTAACATATTGATAGCATAGTAGATCATGCTATCAAAATCTAATACGCTTGATGCCAAGCTCATTCTTTGATAAATATCCACCACTTTTCTACATAACATAAGCTCCGGCTTGTTATATATCAAATTATTGATATATTGATCATCTTGTAGATTTATTTTACTCATCCAAAAACGCATAAAACGATAAACACGATTAGTCATGTCATAGATATTTTTAAATGAGACTGCTGCCTTTTTATATTCATCTTGGTTTTTTGTTCGAAACTCATCAATTACTTTATACAACATCCACTTTGATCTTCCTTCATCTGCTACTTCATAATTTGGGCTAAGCCCGATACGGTAAGGATCATAATCAATTATTCTCTTGGCTAAGCTGTGCAATGTGACAATATCACATCCTTCGAGTGGATATGGATCTTTATGGCGAATCGATCTTAAACGATTTTGAAAACTAATTACACCACTATTTGTGTAAGTAACGACAAGAATACGTGCATGTTGATTTTGTAGAACAGCGGCAATTTTTGCTAATATACTAGTTTTTCCACTGCCTGGAACTGCATTGACTATGGCATAACCACCGGAATATTCACTGACAATATCATTAAAATCCATTATTATTCAGGTGTTATGTATATAAAAAACTTTCAAACGGATTATTCTTGCCATTAACATTAATTAAACCTGAGATTTGCGCAAATATATATTTTTCGATGTCCTTCAAATCTTCCGCTTTTATTTTGCTCGTAGCTTCAAGAAACTCAGCGGGAGCTGTAAAAATATCTGGATGTTTAATGCTAAGAAGAAAAAAGACAAACCCAATTCCAATAGAAGTTAAAACTCTTTCTAAATCTTCAGGAGATGGTGAATTATTTTCTTCGTCTTTGGCGCTGCTTATTGTGTTGTTAATATTTTTATACATAAACTCCTTGATGTCTTCAGCTATACTTTTAGATATTTCATCGTCGTTTTTAGGGCTATTGTTGATACCATCTACAGCTTGATTATTTTCAATAGCTTTCTTTTTAGAATCTAAATGCATGACGTACCATTCTTTATAAACTGGTGACATGATCGGTCCCATTCTCATATTAACATCTCTCATCGAAGGGTGATTGGTTATCTTCTGAAGAAGCGAAGATTGAAGGGCAGGGTTAATTGTGAAGAGTTCATTCTTCATTTTAGTCAATGCTTTGTCTAAATATTGGTAAACAGCGATTAATTTTCCTGTTTTATCCTCTTTTTGAGAAGACATTTCATTGATGATCTTTTGTATTACATATTCAGCAGCTTGCTCGTTAAACAACACGATCCAATCGATAGACTTATTCTTTAAATCAATGCTGTTTTCTCGCCCTTCGATCCAATTAATAACTTGTGTATAGCTTGGCAAATCAGTCGTGTTCAATTTTTCATAAAGCCATGCTGCTAATTGATCATTTCCGGTGCCACCTTTGCACACTTCTTGGATTACAGAGTTAGGCGCGCCAGCACAATGTAAGATAGCGGCTGCCTTGATAATTAAATGTAGAGAGCGTGGGCTTAAGAAATTTTCTTCAGGATCTCTCTTTTGATACGGTTTATCTTTTCCATAAATCTTGTGTATTATTTCATCTAGTCCGGTTAAATTTTCAGATATGCGATTTAATAAGGCATGATACACTACTTTTACGGCACTAG
It contains:
- a CDS encoding ATP-dependent helicase, with protein sequence MDFNDIVSEYSGGYAIVNAVPGSGKTSILAKIAAVLQNQHARILVVTYTNSGVISFQNRLRSIRHKDPYPLEGCDIVTLHSLAKRIIDYDPYRIGLSPNYEVADEGRSKWMLYKVIDEFRTKNQDEYKKAAVSFKNIYDMTNRVYRFMRFWMSKINLQDDQYINNLIYNKPELMLCRKVVDIYQRMSLASSVLDFDSMIYYAINMLNKYDDIRDHFCNYWSYILEDESQDSTISQIHMLSVLSQKHGNWIRVGDPNQSIMTTFSPVYAKRLDAAFQIASNHEKNNREIKRYFIFDNKRSFHGIIRLANALVNVISAKHTDSYIKEKAFVIQGDMQPKSNLSGSLPIYHCFKNKKEEYFFVFQDVANYMAHHPHSSCAILVPNNQIGAELLKFFSHKTTGTDLSDHLSVNIKWGKSEDIFINFIHSVFKLLDNLSNKKVFIEAIQAYIKYKNRGINSDYERNITKYLSGYNLKDFLGGKSEGHMYNLDNKSLQIVEEFSNLMRDVLKSYGQTPDAIIGQIATIIGASPAEYSVVLHIKKIIQSQYHIYTGEFKNTLMLLEYLNKNSIYEAFTDQPNPSPGYITISTVHKSKGLEWDRVYLVAVDETHYPYRLSENRSSSEFRYDAIDDLAYYIVNDQPAKTKYDLERYLICEKMRLLYVGITRSRHDLIMTSSGSPHKLIERICKSLSRPNELNQSNQVV